Proteins co-encoded in one Corylus avellana chromosome ca9, CavTom2PMs-1.0 genomic window:
- the LOC132162246 gene encoding dof zinc finger protein DOF3.5-like, which yields MEREWKPNVEISPNCPRCGSCNTKFCYYNNYSLTQPRYFCKGCRRYWTKGGSLRNVPVGGGCRKNRRGAGKLLRSSVANGKLPNNPMGNSLAGTSTTSTIMPDGSHIDLALVYANFLSQKLDSKMAPFELPELPANFVSSGADQLVEENSFFGCHNLSELAGEICPDASDYQMCLSGSDSIQKQQDRRGYDSSSNYYALPPLPGEDIATSDQEVVWSCSQAMMVNHGFQGTQLPIGQEAEDPNSLISNWSLFDLSSDHDTFSRT from the coding sequence ATGGAAAGAGAATGGAAACCAAACGTTGAGATATCCCCAAACTGCCCCCGATGTGGTTCTTGCAACACCAAATTCTGCTACTACAACAACTACAGCTTGACACAGCCGAGGTACTTCTGCAAGGGCTGTAGAAGGTACTGGACCAAAGGCGGATCGTTACGGAATGTGCCCGTCGGCGGCGGCTGCCGGAAAAACAGACGGGGCGCGGGGAAGCTGTTAAGAAGTAGTGTGGCTAATGGGAAGCTTCCAAATAACCCAATGGGGAATTCATTGGCTGGAACATCTACTACCTCCACAATCATGCCTGATGGCTCACACATTGATCTTGCACTTGTCTATGCAAACTTCTTGAGCCAAAAGCTGGATTCAAAGATGGCGCCGTTCGAGTTGCCGGAATTGCCGGCCAATTTTGTGAGCTCTGGTGCTGATCAATTGGTGGAGGAAAATAGTTTTTTTGGATGCCACAATCTTTCTGAATTGGCAGGGGAAATTTGTCCAGATGCTAGTGACTACCAGATGTGTTTGAGTGGATCTGATTCAATCCAGAAGCAGCAAGATAGAAGAGGGTATGACTCATCAAGCAATTACTATGCATTGCCACCATTGCCGGGAGAAGACATAGCCACCTCTGATCAAGAAGTGGTGTGGTCGTGTTCTCAGGCAATGATGGTGAATCATGGCTTTCAAGGAACACAGCTGCCAATTGGACAAGAAGCTGAAGATCCCAATTCGTTGATTTCTAATTGGAGCCTGTTCGATTTGTCAAGTGATCATGATACTTTCTCAAGAACATGA